From the Paraflavitalea soli genome, the window TATTGGGAGAGAAAATGGGGAAGGTCCTTTCAACACCTACACCATCAGAGATCTTCCGTACAGTGAACGTAGCAGTACCACCAGTACCCTGACGCTTGATCACATCTCCACGGAACCCCTGGATACGTTCTTTACCACCTTCAATAATCTTATAATTAACGGTAATGTTGTCACCCGCTTTAAATTTCGGGAACTCTTTTTTACCGATTAACTGCTCTTGTACGAATTGAACTGCTGCGTTCATGACATTCAAATTTTAAGGAGGGCAAAGGTAACAGAAAATTCCGGATTTAGCATTTAAGATTCCGAATTATTTTGAATTTCGTACGTTTTGCGCTGATATCCTGTTTATAAAAAGATTCTAAATTCCTGTTTTTGAGCCTTCCTGACTACCGGCTCTGTGGTATTGACTTTTACCTGGCTACGTTCACGGACCGTTTTTCGCGGATCACGGTTACCTTGATCTGGCCGGGGAAGGTCATTTCGGTTTGGATCTTTTGGGCAATCTCGAAAGAAAGCTTGTCGGAATCCGCATCGGTTACCTTGTCAGCCTCTACAATCACGCGCAATTCGCGGCCAGCCTGAATAGCGTAGGCTTTTTCAACACCCTGATAGGCCAACGCGAGGTTTTCCAGGTCCTTGATACGCTGGAGGTATTGCTGCATGATCTCACGACGGGCACCGGGTCGTGCGCCGCTGATGGCGTCGCAGGCCTGCACGATGGGGGAGATCACGTATTGCATTTCCATTTCATCGTGGTGAGCGCCGATGGCATTCACTACGGCTGGATTTTCGCCATATTTTTCGGCCAGCTTGGCTCCGAGGAGGGCGTGGCTCAGTTCAGATTCTTCATCAGGCACTTTACCAATATCGTGGAGGAGACCGGCACGTTTGGCCAGTTTGGGATTGAGGCCCAGTTCTGCAGCCATAATACCGCACAGGTTGGCTACTTCACGGCTGTGCATCAACAAGTTCTGGCCGTACGAGGAGCGGAAACGCATTTTACCTACGATACGTACCAGTTCTTTGTGCAAGCCATGGATGCCGAGTTCGATAACGGTACGTTCTCCGATCTCCATTACCTGCTCTTCGATCTGGCGACGGGTCTTTTCCACGATCTCCTCGATACGGGCGGGGTGGATACGGCCGTCGGTAACGAGCCTGGTAAGGCTTAAACGGGCAATTTCACGACGCAGGGGGTCGAAAGAAGACAGGATGATGGCCTCGGGGGTGTCATCCACGATCAGGTCTACGCCGGTAGCGGCTTCGATGGCCCTGATATTACGACCTTCGCGGCCGATGATCTGTCCTTTGATCTCATCACTTTCGAGGTTGAATACGGTGATGGAGTTTTCGATCGCCTGTTCTGCGGCAGTACGTTGTATAGACTGGATGATGATCTTGCGGGCTTCTTTATTGGCCTTTTGCTTGGCATCGTCGATGATCTCCTGCTGGAGGGCCAGGGCCTGGGTGGTAGCTTCCTGTTTGAGGCTTTCTACCAATTGCTTTTTGGCTTCATCGGCGGTGAGACCGGCTATTTTTTCCAGGCGGCGGATATGTTCCTCCTGGTGTTTTTCCAGTTCATTGCGCTTGAGGTTAACGACTTCGATCTGGCGGTTCAGGTTTTCCTTGATGGCTTCGTTCTCCTTTACCTGTTTGTCCAGCTGGTCTACCTTCTGGTTGATGGTTTGTTCTTTCTGGCGAACCCTGTTCTCTGAATCAACCAGTTTACGGTTGCGTTCTCCAACCTCTTTTTCGTGCTCACTTTTGAGTTGAAGGAATCGTTCTTTGGACTCTAATTGTTTTTGTTGTTTGACAGTTTCGGCCTGGGTTTGGGCGTCGGCGAGCAGTTTTTTGGCTTGTTGTTCTGCCTCGTCTATCTGTTTCTGGGTGTTTTTAGCAAAGATGAACTTTCCTGCTATGATGCCTGCCAGTAGTCCAACTCCTCCAATTATATAGGTTAATGCGTTCGGATCCATTGTGTTTTAAAAGTTTAGATTGTTCTACCATATTATGCTTCCTCTCTATGTATAGTATATTGTCCATACGTGAGACGCTAATGTGCGAAAGTACGGAAATTAACCAAGCATTTTTTGGACGGTGAACCTATTTGCATAATTTCTGTTCAGAACGCCGGTTGGATGAAAACTGTATAAAAAACTACGGCATTGTCATTTTGGATGATGGGTGGGAACAGAAAAAGCTATTTATTCTTTAATATTGTGATGTTCACCACTCAAAACCTCTTACAATGAAATATCTACTATTTGCAGGGGCCGGACTGCTGCTGGCCACCCAATCCTATGCTCAGCAATTTACAATTAAAGGCAGTGTGGCCCAGGCGGGCGAACCGATTGAATGGGTCTATATCTCCTATGCGGTTAATGGGGATCGTAAATCTGACAGCGTGCAGGTAAAGGACGGTCAGTATACTTTTTCGGGCCAGCTGACTTCGGCTACAATGGCCAACCTCCGGGTAAAATACCCGGCGGGGTCGGAATCTGCCAAAAGAAGGCCCATGCAAAGGGATTTTGCGACAGTTTTTCTGCAAAGCGGTGATATAACTATTAATAGTGTGGACTCCTTTAGCAACCTGGTAGTAACAGGTTCCAAAGCCCATGAGGAATTTGTAAAGCTGGGCGACCAGACGAAGCCCTTTAATGACCGTCGCAGGGAATTGTCCAAAGCTTATAGTGAGGCCAATAAGGCCGGTAAGAAAGAAGAAGCTGCCAAACTGGATGCCGAGATAGATGCGGTATATGATGAGATGAACGACAAGGTGTATGGCAGCTATGTGAAGGCCAATCCGAAGTCTCCGGTTGCTTTTTACGCCTTCCAGCAATTTGCCGGGTACGATATCAAGCCTGAAAAGGCGGAGCCTGTATTTAACCTGTTGCCGAAAGAGGTACAAGGTTCTAAGGCGGGCAAGGAGATGAAAGAGCGGATCGAGATTGCCAAGAAAACAGGTGTTGGCCGTTTTGCCATGGATTTCACGCAGA encodes:
- the rplS gene encoding 50S ribosomal protein L19, which produces MNAAVQFVQEQLIGKKEFPKFKAGDNITVNYKIIEGGKERIQGFRGDVIKRQGTGGTATFTVRKISDGVGVERTFPIFSPNIESIELNKSGRVRRAKLFFQRERSGKSARIKEKRQAVVAKA
- the rny gene encoding ribonuclease Y; translation: MDPNALTYIIGGVGLLAGIIAGKFIFAKNTQKQIDEAEQQAKKLLADAQTQAETVKQQKQLESKERFLQLKSEHEKEVGERNRKLVDSENRVRQKEQTINQKVDQLDKQVKENEAIKENLNRQIEVVNLKRNELEKHQEEHIRRLEKIAGLTADEAKKQLVESLKQEATTQALALQQEIIDDAKQKANKEARKIIIQSIQRTAAEQAIENSITVFNLESDEIKGQIIGREGRNIRAIEAATGVDLIVDDTPEAIILSSFDPLRREIARLSLTRLVTDGRIHPARIEEIVEKTRRQIEEQVMEIGERTVIELGIHGLHKELVRIVGKMRFRSSYGQNLLMHSREVANLCGIMAAELGLNPKLAKRAGLLHDIGKVPDEESELSHALLGAKLAEKYGENPAVVNAIGAHHDEMEMQYVISPIVQACDAISGARPGARREIMQQYLQRIKDLENLALAYQGVEKAYAIQAGRELRVIVEADKVTDADSDKLSFEIAQKIQTEMTFPGQIKVTVIREKRSVNVAR
- a CDS encoding TlpA disulfide reductase family protein, with protein sequence MKYLLFAGAGLLLATQSYAQQFTIKGSVAQAGEPIEWVYISYAVNGDRKSDSVQVKDGQYTFSGQLTSATMANLRVKYPAGSESAKRRPMQRDFATVFLQSGDITINSVDSFSNLVVTGSKAHEEFVKLGDQTKPFNDRRRELSKAYSEANKAGKKEEAAKLDAEIDAVYDEMNDKVYGSYVKANPKSPVAFYAFQQFAGYDIKPEKAEPVFNLLPKEVQGSKAGKEMKERIEIAKKTGVGRFAMDFTQNDTLGNPVHLSSFKGKYVLIDFWASWCGPCRMENPNVVAAFNKYKEKGFHVLGVSLDQPTAKEKWIKAIHDDKLTWTHVSDLQFWKNAVAVQYGIQAIPQNFLLDPQGKIIGKNLRGEDLQKKLAELFN